The Levilactobacillus namurensis genomic interval GCTCAGCCGTGAGATTTTCCTTGGTGAGCGTTCTTCAGCTCGCCTAGGAAAAGGCCAAACTTGAAGACCTGCGCTTGGGGCTTCAAGTTGTGCCCACGGCGTTCCAGCCTTGTCTGGCCGCCCGGTAAGGCGGATGACCATTTACCCCTGAAGCCAGCCCTGCTGTTGCAACCCGGTCAGGATGCCAGCTCGTTGCTGGGGGTCGCGGCTGAGTTCGGTCGCGATGTGGTGACTGAACGTTTCTTCCCGTTGGTTGGTGGTCCGTTGCTGGTAGTAGACCTTGATCAGTTGGTTATAGGCGACCAACGACGGATCCGTGGGTGTGATGGCCTGGTAGCCGTTGGTGAAGTGCACCAGGTCTTGGGGGAGCCGCGGCTTGTGTTCCGGCTGTTCAGCGGGGTGTCCGATTGCCAGCCCCAGTACCGGGAAGGTCAACTCGGGCAGGTCGAGTAAGTCAATTAGGCGGGGAACGTCGTTTAAGATACTCCCCATGATGGTGCTGCCGAGCCCCAGACTTTCACCCGCGGTGACCACGGTCTGGGTCATGATGGTCGCGTCGAAGATCCCCGCGAGGAGTTTGTCCAGACTATGCAGGTTAGCGGTTGTGGTGGCGTTCTGGGGTGCCAGTTGTTGGTTCCGGTACTGGTCCGCCACGAAGACGAAGTAGTGGCCGGCCCGCTCGAGCCAGTGGTGGCCGGTGATGTCGCCGAGGGTGGCCAGCTTGGCGGGGTCGGTAACGCTAATGATGCTGGCCTGTTGGGAAAAGGTGCTGGTGGCCGCGTGTTGGGCGGCGTCGACTAGGGTGTGGATTTCCGTATCCGTGAGTTTTTCGGGTGTAAATTGACGGATGCTGCGGTGAGCCATTAGGGTGTCTAAAGTGGGATTAGTCATGTTGGGCCTCCTTGAGTCGCTTGACCATGGCCTGGTAGACCCGTTGTTCATCGGCGGGGACTCCCCGGAGTTCGTAGTTGGCGATAAAGGGCGCGTTGAACTTCTGGGCGTAGCGTTTGGCGGTCAGGCAGTACTGTTCGTTAAAGTTTCGGTTGCCGCTGCCGACCACGCCCAGCAGGTAGCGAGCGTTGTTGCCGTACGCGATGTATTCGCCCAAGACGTTGGTCATCAGTTCCTTAACGCCGTTGTCGATGCCGTTGCCGCCATTCAGGTAGGTCGGCACGAAGCAGAAGTACGGGCTGGTCTCGGCCGCCAGATCGGTGGCGTCACTGATTTCGGTGGCCGTGATGGTCGGCAGGCTCGGGTCGGTCGCGTGTTGGGCCGCCGCGTAGTCGGTGAGGTGTTCGATGAAGTTCCGGGTATTCCCTTCGATTGAGATGTATAAGATCCGCATACTGATTCCTCCGGTTTTAGATAGGTTGCTTCTAGTGTACACGGATTGGCGGAAAAATGTTGTGCGAAAACGTCTTGCGCAATTCTTGGACCTGTGCTAATCTAGGCGTAATCTAAGAAAGAACGAGGTATTTCAGCCAATGCGTAACTAAGCGAATCCATTGTTAAACACACTTATCCTGATTTCAGGGGTGGAGTGTGTCGACTCTGGGAATTGCTGGTTACGCTGACTGAGTTGCCAAGGCAACCGGTGGGCGCGATTTTCGTGAGGAAAATGCGACCACTTTTTTAGTGTCCAACCAACGATTCCTGCGCTTTTTTAAGGGGGACGTTACCTTGACACAAATTTTAATTGAGCATCTGCACAAGACCATTGCGGGTCAACCACTCTTCACCACGGACCGACTGACCGCCCAGACCGGCGATCGGGTCGGCATCGTGGGGGCTAACGGGGCGGGGAAGACCACCTTAGCCCGCATCATTGCCCACCAGGAACCCGATTTCACAGGAACCTGCCGGGTCGACGGCACCGTGATTCGCGTGCCACAGATTGCCCCGACGGCCGATAAATCCGGTGGTCAGAGTATGCTGGCGCGGGTACGGACGGCTCTGGCGCAACGGCCAGCGGTCCTGATCTTAGACGAACCTTCCGCCAACCTCGACGACCGGCACCAACGCTGGTTGACCCAGACCCTCCAGCACTTTTCTGGCCTCTTGCTGCTGATTTCCCACGACCGGGCCCTACTGAATGCCGTGGCGACCAAGCTCTGGGTAGTGGCAGACCAGCGCTATACCCAGTATAACGGGACCTTTGCGGCCTATGAATTGGCAACCCAGCGACAGGAAGCCAATCAGTTGGCGGCCTACCAGCGTGAACACCGGGAACAGCACGCCCTGGAAGTCGCCGCCCAACACCGGCGAGAGAAGGCCAACCGGGTCCGCAAGGGCGGCCGTAACCTGACGGCTGCCGAACGGGGCAACTCGAAGTCTTTGCGGGAGGCTACCGCGGGGAAGATCGACCGGGGCGCCCGGGCCATGGTCGAGCGCGCCAATCGCCAGACCACCACGGTGAAGCCCCACCAGGCCGCTAGCGTTAAACTGGTGGCGACCGATTTACCACCGGTGCAGGGCAAGTATCTGGTCAGTGCCACCAACCTGGTGTTAGACCGGGGTGGGAAACGCTTGTTGCAACGGGCCACCTTCCGGATTCGTCCGGGTGAGCGGGTCGCCTTAGACGGGGACAACGGCAGTGGGAAGTCGACGCTTCTGACCGCCATCTTGACCCGGCACCCCCAGACTCACTTAGCGCCCAGTGCGCGGGTGGGCTACTTCCATCAGGATATGACGGAACTGGCTACCGATCAGACCGTCTGGCAGGCCATGGCCGCCGCCACGACGCTGGATCCCGACCGGACCCGGCAGATCATGGGGGCCTTCGGGTTGACCGCACGCTTCTACGACCGCTTGGTAGGGGACTTAAGCGGGGGCGAACAGGTTAAGTTGCAACTTCTGACGATTCTGGTCAGTGCCAGCAACCTCTTGATTCTGGATGAACCCACCAACTACTTGGACTTACCGGCGCTCAAGGCCCTGGCCGCTTACCTGGTGGCCTACCCGGGGACGGTCCTGTTCGTGGCTCACGACCAGACCTTCCGTCAACAGGTGGCGACCCGGACCCTGGAGATTCGGCAGCAACAGTTACGGGATCCGGCCCAGACGGCGCAGGGAGTCCCGGCGACGGACCTGCCCCGGTTGCGGTTCGAGTACGACCAGCTGATGCAGGCGCCGGAACTTGATCAGGAAAAGTTGCGGCAGTTACGGGCTAAGATTGCCGCTGCCCAGCGTGAAAACGGTTAATCCGTGGTTTTTTGCAAAAAAGACTTACGAGAAAATTATTTTTCTGTTAAAGTAATCCATTGTGTTTGATGAAAGCGAGTGAAAATACAATGGAAACTGTACAAAACAATCCAGCAGCAGAAAAAGCCCGGGTGCCAGTTGCGCACCCCATGCTAGCCATGATGGGTATGCTGATTGGTGGATTTGTGGGGATGTTCAGTGAAACTTCCCTCAACATTGCGCTACCTCAGTTGATGGCACAATTAAACGTTTCGACAGCCACAGTTCAGTGGTTGGTCACCGGCTACATGCTGATGATTGGGATCGTGTTACCTTTATCTAGTTTAATTACCAAGTGGTTCACCACGCGGCAAGTGATTCTGTTTGCCTTGATTGATTTCGCCGTTGGGGCGATTATCTCGGCGGTAGCGCCTGGTTTTGGCGTTCTGCTCTTGGGTCGGATGATTCAAGGAATCGCCACCGGGCTGATTCTACCGTTGATGTTTACGGTCGCGATGCAGATTTTTCCACCCTATAAGTTAGGGGCGGCTATGGGGATGGTTGGGTTAGTGATTATGTTCGCGCCCGCCATTGGCCCAACTTTGGCCGGAATCGTGCTGGGGATTGCTTCCTGGCGGTGGATCTTCTGGCTGTTCGTCCCGTTCTTGGTCATCGCGTTCTTATTTGCCGTGACCTCCCTGAAGAACATTGCGCCCGTGACGCGGCCTAAGATTGATTTCTTATCAATCCTGTTATCCATGGTCGGTTTCGGGAGCTTAGTCGTTGGGGTCAGCATGGCCAGTGACCATGGCTGGGGATCCCCAATGGTCTTGGGGGCCTTAGTCTTAGGAATCGTGGTCTTGGCATGGTACACCCATCGTCAATTGACCATGGAACACCCCATCTTGAACTTACGGGCTTTCGCCATTCCGGGCTTCCGGGTCGGTGCGAGTCTGGTCATGATTAACTTCGGGATCATCCTGTCCGCG includes:
- a CDS encoding NADPH-dependent oxidoreductase, which translates into the protein MTNPTLDTLMAHRSIRQFTPEKLTDTEIHTLVDAAQHAATSTFSQQASIISVTDPAKLATLGDITGHHWLERAGHYFVFVADQYRNQQLAPQNATTTANLHSLDKLLAGIFDATIMTQTVVTAGESLGLGSTIMGSILNDVPRLIDLLDLPELTFPVLGLAIGHPAEQPEHKPRLPQDLVHFTNGYQAITPTDPSLVAYNQLIKVYYQQRTTNQREETFSHHIATELSRDPQQRAGILTGLQQQGWLQG
- the nrdI gene encoding class Ib ribonucleoside-diphosphate reductase assembly flavoprotein NrdI codes for the protein MRILYISIEGNTRNFIEHLTDYAAAQHATDPSLPTITATEISDATDLAAETSPYFCFVPTYLNGGNGIDNGVKELMTNVLGEYIAYGNNARYLLGVVGSGNRNFNEQYCLTAKRYAQKFNAPFIANYELRGVPADEQRVYQAMVKRLKEAQHD
- a CDS encoding ATP-binding cassette domain-containing protein, with protein sequence MTQILIEHLHKTIAGQPLFTTDRLTAQTGDRVGIVGANGAGKTTLARIIAHQEPDFTGTCRVDGTVIRVPQIAPTADKSGGQSMLARVRTALAQRPAVLILDEPSANLDDRHQRWLTQTLQHFSGLLLLISHDRALLNAVATKLWVVADQRYTQYNGTFAAYELATQRQEANQLAAYQREHREQHALEVAAQHRREKANRVRKGGRNLTAAERGNSKSLREATAGKIDRGARAMVERANRQTTTVKPHQAASVKLVATDLPPVQGKYLVSATNLVLDRGGKRLLQRATFRIRPGERVALDGDNGSGKSTLLTAILTRHPQTHLAPSARVGYFHQDMTELATDQTVWQAMAAATTLDPDRTRQIMGAFGLTARFYDRLVGDLSGGEQVKLQLLTILVSASNLLILDEPTNYLDLPALKALAAYLVAYPGTVLFVAHDQTFRQQVATRTLEIRQQQLRDPAQTAQGVPATDLPRLRFEYDQLMQAPELDQEKLRQLRAKIAAAQRENG
- a CDS encoding DHA2 family efflux MFS transporter permease subunit; translated protein: METVQNNPAAEKARVPVAHPMLAMMGMLIGGFVGMFSETSLNIALPQLMAQLNVSTATVQWLVTGYMLMIGIVLPLSSLITKWFTTRQVILFALIDFAVGAIISAVAPGFGVLLLGRMIQGIATGLILPLMFTVAMQIFPPYKLGAAMGMVGLVIMFAPAIGPTLAGIVLGIASWRWIFWLFVPFLVIAFLFAVTSLKNIAPVTRPKIDFLSILLSMVGFGSLVVGVSMASDHGWGSPMVLGALVLGIVVLAWYTHRQLTMEHPILNLRAFAIPGFRVGASLVMINFGIILSAMYLLPMYIQKGALVPVALTGIIMFPGGLMNAIVSAISGRLYDHIGARKPAMLGFIISMVGAILLALTTTQSAIWYIILAHVVLMIGAPLAMSPSQTHGLNALTGPIAADGSAIMNTLQQVVGAIATAIATSLLGIGQAAYYAGGAHQAAGAFVNGSHYGFYFTFALAVIGFLVALRLPKAEKYGKHE